A region from the Rhizoctonia solani chromosome 13, complete sequence genome encodes:
- a CDS encoding Retrotransposon-derived protein PEG10: protein MKLEPTTAALLEAILALTNQVGSLQAQISSQGQQLAELKAICKESANLLGNKDQGKQTQPGPSTGPTTPPTHTGGETNTPGTVRPGLKAPFRPSRGTGFDSEEEEEPRRTPKKEPMGTPKRSLSSLTPFDSGSSVKRPKMELPNPYKGDTRGRKATQWLDWMMLWVALHRDQFDKEEQMVVWILYHMTDKAADWALPLIGAIIKGKGNPPTTIPALTAKFKEAFADPDAKRAAARKIAALTQTTTTSEYVTKFRNLMAELDWNEEAYIAQFTRSLHWKVKELLSTNDNIPNKLEAIFAASIKIDNTCWENKENRPKKAPTKSLVTAASTSTTTTQRVRLSEDPNYVTPEERDRRRASGLCVKCSQKGHGIKQCPNGWKATIKEVAKIAEEELGKE from the coding sequence ATGAAACTGGAGCCGAccactgccgctctccttgaggctatcctTGCCCTCACAaaccaagttgggtccttgcaagcccaaatttcatctcaaggccaacagcttgcggagcttaaagccatatgcaaggaatcTGCCAACCTccttggcaacaaggaccaagggaaacaaacccagcctggcccatcgactgggcctaccACCCCTCCAACCCacacaggaggggaaaccaaCACTCCAGgtacggttaggcctggactcaaggccccatttaGGCCATCAAGAGGCACAGGGTTTgactctgaggaagaagaggagccaaGAAGAACCCCCAAGAAGGAGCCTATGGGAACGCCTAAACGCTccctcagctccctcaccccctttgattccGGGTCCTCAGTAAaacggcccaaaatggaattACCCAATCCCTACAAGGGGGACACTAGGGGAAGGAAGGCCACTCAATGGCTTGATtggatgatgctctgggttgcccttcatagggaccaatttgacaaagaagagcagatggttgtgtggatactataccacatgacagacaaggcagccGATTGGGCACTTCCCCTCATAggggcaatcatcaagggcaagggtaacccgccaaccaccatcccggccttaacggccaaattcaaagaagcctttgcagatccagacgcaaagcgggcggccgccaggaaaattgctgcgcttactcagaccaccaccacgtctgagtacgtcaccaagttccgcaatcttatggcagaacttgactggaatgaagaggcgtacattgcccaattcacacgcagccttcactggaaggttaaagaactcctgtccaccaatgACAATATCCCCAACAAACTGGAGGctatatttgccgcctccatcaagattgacaacacctgttgggagaacaaggagaaccggcCAAAAAAGGCACCCACTAAGTCCCTGGTCACAGcggcctccacctccaccactaccactcaacgggtccgcctatcgGAAGACCCTAATTACGTTACCccagaggaaagggaccgtcGCCGCGCGTcaggcctttgtgtcaagtgcagtcaaaaagggcatggcatcaaacagtgccctaaCGGCTGGAAAGCAACTATCAAAGAGGTTGCCAAGATAGCTGAGGaggaattgggaaaagaataa
- a CDS encoding Retrotransposable element Tf2 protein: MDNLDSVEFVSLALDSNKKPLLFIDLYVQKFLAEPLKTLIDSGATLNFISPLIVEKYKIPKTQLKNPQVVRMLDGTISQTGCIWHQVHLTVLANGHTHSIPFLVCPIGNTPAILGMTWLTAEAPLIDWQQGLVTFPEQVQIASEEEADSDPLADLPPQYHEFAKVFGKEEFKVLPPHREYDISIDLVPDAKLSPGPIYGMTNAESKALKQHIDEELATGKIRPSTSSAGAPVMFVKKADGSLWLVVDYRKLNDVTHKNVYPLPRQDNLMAKLRHAKIFTKLDLRWGYNNVQIKEGDEWKTAFRTKYGLFEYLVMPFGLTNAPAAFQHFMNNLFRNLIDVTVVIYLDNILIFSKNPKDHPTHVREVLAWLMKNQLFCKLSKCHFHVTTVDYLGIVISPAGFSMDQKKIEAVTTWPMPRTVKQVQAFLGFVNYLRRFIPNFSSVARPLHNLTRKENPWTWGTLEEAAFQELKSLVTQSLVLVHSNPELPYYLETDASGVAMGAILSQRGEDNRLHPVAYMSKSFSGAKANYDTHNKELLAIIKALEEWRIFLEATDRPIQVFTDHRNLEYWMQARTFNRRHARWQIFLSNFNFEIHYCPGKQSGKPDALSRRSDYVDNPPEPEVMLPAEVFANTLEEEMEVISEVWNKLREDPSLEPIIQFLTKDAESAPPSIRKAYKDYDWEEDLLWYQGKLVIPDAENLKKRLLREFHDSPLAGHPGQQRTLELLSCNYWWPGMKSSAKEWVECCPTCQANQRAHNPVIALKPLEVPPFPFHTISYDFITGFPKSEGYCQSLTNEEWDRCLKRQCWLWG, from the coding sequence atggacaatttagatagtgttgaatttgtatctcttgctctAGATTCAAATAAGAAACCCTTGTTATTTATTGATCTATACGTCCAAAAATTCctggcagaacccctcaaaaccctcattgactcaggagccactttgaactttatctcccctttgattgtggaaaaatataaaattccaaaaacccaactcaaaaatccacaagttgtgagaatgttagatggtactatctctcagactggttgcatttggcaccaggttcacctcaccgtcttggccaatggccacacccactccatcccatttcttgtttgccccattggcaacaccccggcaattctaggcatgacatggttaacggcagaggctcctcttattgattggcaacagggactagtcacattccctgaacaagttcaaattgcctccgaggaagaagcagactcagaccctttagcagacctaccccctcagtaccatgagtttgctaaggtttttggcaaagaagaatttaaggtcctccctccacatagggagtatgacatctctatagaccttgtcccggatgccaaactgtctcctggccccatatacggcatgaccaatgcagaatcaaaggcgctaaaacaacatattgatgaggaattagcaacgggcaagatccgccctagtacttcctcagcaggcgccccggtcatgtttgtaaaaaaggctgATGGATCTCTCTGGCTAGTtgttgattacaggaagttgaatgacgtaacccacaaaaatgtctacccccttccaagacaggacaacctcatggccaaattacGGCACGCCAAAATTTTCACAAAGCTTGACTtgcgctggggttacaataacgtgcaaattaaagaaggtgatgaatggaaaacggctttcAGAACCAAGTATGGgttatttgaatacttagtaatgccctttggcctcaccaacgccccagccgctttccaacactttatgaacaactTGTTCCGCAACCTTATTGACGTCACTGTTGTCATCTACCTGGACaatatcctgatcttctccaagaatcccaaggaccacccaacccatgtcagaGAGGTCCTAGCCTggctaatgaagaaccaactGTTTTGTAAACtatccaagtgccacttccacgtcaccacagtGGATTACTTAGGTATTGTTATTTCACCAGCAggtttctccatggatcagaagaaaatTGAGGCTGTCACCACCTGGCCCATGCCCAGAActgtcaaacaggtccaagccttcctaggTTTTGTTAATTACCTCCGCCGTTTCATTCCTAATTTCAGTTCTGTTGCACGCCCTTTGCACAACCTTACAAGGAAAGAAAACCCCTGGACATGGGGTACCCTAGAAGAAGCagcattccaggaattgaaatcccttgtcacccagtcacTGGTCTTGGTACACTCCAATCCTGAACTTCCTTactacctggaaacagatgcatccggagtagctatgggagcAATTCTTAGCCAAAGAGGGGAAGACAACCGCTTACACCCGGTGgcctacatgtcaaaatcTTTTTCCGGCGCCAaagctaattatgacactcacaataaggagctcctggccataatcaaggcattagaagaatggcggatcttcctagaagcaacggacagaccaatccaggttttcacagaccataggaacctggaatattggatgcaggcacggacgtTTAACAGAAGGCACGCGCGTTGGCAaatcttcctgagcaacttcaactttgagatacattattgcccaggaaaacagtcaggcaaaccagacgccctatcCAGGAGATCAGATTATGTTGACAACcccccagaaccagaagtcatgctcccagcagaggtctttgccaataccttggaagaagaaatggAAGTCATCTCAGAAGTTTGGAATAAACTAAGAGAGGACCCTTCCTTGGAACccattatccaattcctaacCAAGGATGCAGAGAGCGCCCCGCCCTCAATCAGGAAAGCGTATAAGGActacgattgggaagaagatctcctgtggtaccaaggaaaATTAGTCATCCCAGATGCGGAGAACTTGAAGAAACGACTACTACGGGAATTTCATGACTCCCCGCTAGCAGGCCACCCTGGCCAACAAAGAACCTTAGAGCTATTGAGctgcaactactggtggccaggaatgaagtcatccgctaaggaatgggtagaatgttgccccacctgccaagccaatcaacgCGCTCACAATCCAGTGATAGCTTTGAAGCCCTTAGAGGTTCCCCCCTTTCCGTTCCATACCATCTCCTATGATTTTATCACGGGTTTCCCCAAGTCAGAAGGATattgtcagagtctgactaatgaagaatgggatagatgcctaaagaggcagtgctggctttggggataa
- a CDS encoding Transposon Tf2-7 polyprotein, giving the protein MSWLKLHNPTIEWTTKRVMFNSVYCSTTCFSSSSHIILGNTGGTANHLESVPEDLGGAEAPYEALESIPRDPGGAVNHSLEGIPEELCDYAEVFSEDKVTELPPHRSYDLEIVLQDQTKQVKGPVYPLRPSDDEELKRILKEQLDQGLIRPSKSHYSSPVIFVPKKNGKRRMCIDYRALNANTVKNSYPLPLISNLIEKLRGAKCFTALDLKSGYNLVRIKEGDEWKTAFKTKYGLFEYLVMPFGLCNAPATFQHFMNDILRDILDVYVIVYLDDILIFSKSREEHVTHVREVLKRLQKHKLYCQLEKCRFFQDQVHYLGIIANGEGVCADPEKISKAVDWATPQTVKGVQEFLGFVNFYRRFIMNFSKLAYPLYQLLRKENPWKWGAEQQESFDNLKRALIESPVLIQPDVSKEFFLECDASDYATGAILSQKGGDDKLHPVAFLSKSLSPAECNYDIYDKELLAVIRALKEWRHLLEGSEIPVKVLTDHKNLEYFQTKRELNRRQARWMGFLADYNYRIVYRPGSQNKKADILSRREDLKGEAKGGGEAPALIAPELFISSILTDSDLNDLIRDALPDDKTVAKILKSLEENIPVKGWSLDNGLLYYHQCIYVPNEPEIRRLVLESRHDNPSTGHPGQWRTMELLSRHYYWSGMKQSVAKYIQACDSCIRSKHSNQAKMGLLQPIDLPRKPWEEITYDLIVGLPISEGYDAILTVVDRLSKMVHFIPTTSKATAVDVANLFVNFIWKLHGLPRKTISDCGPQFNAKFLRQVYKRLGIEPHFSTAYRPQVDGQSERLNQFVEIFLRHYLSHRQDDWVALLPLAEFAYNNGVHAGSKHSPFYLCYGYNPDFTVGDITVTQVPQADELAEFLKRNLEEAKAALTMAQNKQAFYYNNKHKAAIKLEPGDRVFLDSSNIKTSRPSHKLEHKRLGPYKVLEKIGKESYKLELPKSMKIHPVFHTALLHKEPFDEFQRKPKPLPPVITQTGEEEYVVEKILDSRKQGRNLWYYVKWKGYGPEENTWEPKSHLANAPKQVAKFHQLHPDAPGP; this is encoded by the coding sequence ATGTCttggctcaagttacacaaccctactatagaATGGACTACCAAGCGTGTAATGTTTAACTCTGTATACTGTAGTACAActtgtttttcttcttcttctcatATTATCCTGGGAAACACTGGTGGGACTGCCAACCACCTTGAAAGTGTACCAGAAGACCTAGGAGGTGCTGAGGCTCCTTATGAGgctcttgaaagtatccctaGGGACCCTGGAGGTGCTGTGAATCATTCacttgaaggcatcccagAGGAACTCTGTGACTATGCagaggtattttctgaggacaAGGTGACAGAGTTGCCTCCTCATCGCTCCTATGACTTGGAGATAGTCCTCCAAGATCAAACCAAACAGGTTAAAGGACCTGTCTATCCCCTTAGACcttctgatgatgaggaactcaAGAGGATCCTAAAGGAACAGCtggaccaaggccttatcAGGCCCTCAAAATCCCATTACAGCTCTCCTGTGATctttgttcccaaaaagaATGGCAAAAGGAGGATGTGCATTGACTATCGTGCACTGAATGCCAACACAGTCAAGAACTCTTACCCCCTTCCTTTGATTTCCAATCTCATTGAGAAGTTAAGGGGTGCAAAGTGCTTTACTGCTCTGGACCTTAAATCTGGATATAACCTTGTCAgaattaaggaaggagatgaatggaaaacagcattCAAGACTAAATATGGCCtttttgaatacctggttatgccctttgggctGTGCAATGCCCCAGCTaccttccagcatttcatgaatgatatCCTGAGGGACATCTTAGATGTCTATGTGATAGtgtacttggatgatatccttaTTTTCTCCAAATCCAGAGAAGAACATGttacccatgtcagggaagttctCAAAAGGCTACAGAAGCACAAGTTGTACTGTCAGCTTGAGAAATGCAGGTTCTTCCAGGATCAAGTACACTACTTGGGAATCATAGCCAATGGGGAAGGGGTATGTGCAGACCCTGAAAAAATTTCCAAAGctgttgattgggcaacacccCAGACAGTtaaaggggttcaagagttcttaggttttGTCAACTTCTACAGGCGGTTCATTATGAACTTCTCCAAGCTTGCATATCCACTCTACCAACTGTTGCGCAAGGAGAACCCTTGGAAGTGGGGTGCTGAACAGCAGGAGTCTTTTGACAACCTAAAAAGAGCTCTGATTGAATCCCCTGTCCTCATTCAGCCTGATGTTTCAAAAGAGttcttccttgagtgtgatgCATCAGATTATGCAACTGGTGCAATCCTTAGCCAAAAAGGTGGAGATGACAAACTCCATCCTGTGGCCTTCCTTTCAAAGAGCCTATCACCTGCAGAATGCAACTATGACATCTATGACAAAGAGTTGCTTGCAGTGATTAGAGCATTGAAGGAATGGAGACACCTTTTGGAAGGCTCTGAAATCCCTGTCAAAGTCCTCACAGATCAcaaaaacctggaatatttcCAAACAAAGAGGGAACTTAACAGGCGTCAGGCTAgatggatgggatttttggcagacTATAACTACAGAATTGTTTACAGGCCTGGCTCCCAAAACAAAAAAGCTGATATCCTTTCCAGGAGAGAAGACCTGAAAGGGGAGGCTAAAGGGGGGGGTGAAGCCCCTGCACTTATTGCACCAGAGCTTTTTATATCTTCAATTCTCACAGACAGTGACCTCAATGACCTTATCAGAGATGCACTGCCTGATGACAAAACTGTTGCCAAAATCCTGAAGTCCTTGGAGGAAAACATTCCTGTTAAAGGCTGGTCTCTGGATAATGGGTTGCTCTACTACCACCAGTGCATTTATGTACCCAATGAACCAGAAATCAGGCGCCTTGTCCTTgaaagcaggcatgataatCCTTCCACAGGCCATCCAGGACAGTGGAGAACCATGGAGTTGCTGTCTCGCCATTATTATTGGTCTGGGATGAAGCAATCTGTGGCCAAATACATTCAGGCATGTGACTCATGCATTAGAAGTAAACATTCCAACCAGGCAAAGATGGGGTTACTCCAACCTATTGATCTACCCAGAAAGCCTTGGGAGGAAATTACATATGACCTGATTGTTGGCCTTCCTATTTCAGAgggatatgatgcaatactCACAGTGGTGGATAGACTATCCAAGATGGTCCATTTCATTCCTACCACCTCTAAAGCCactgctgttgatgttgcaaatCTCTTTGTAAACTTCAtatggaaactccatgggctgCCCAGAAAAACCATCTCAGATTGTGGGCCTCAATTCAATGCCAAATTCCTGCGCCAAGTATACAAGCGTTTGGGGATAGAGCCACACTTCTCAACAGCCTACAGACCCCAAGTGGATGGGCAAAGTGAGAGGTTAAACCAGTTTGTTGAAATCTTCCTAAGGCACTATCTTAGCCATAGGCAAGATGACTGGGTTGCTCTCCTTCCcttggcagaatttgcataTAACAATGGGGTTCATGCTGGGTCCAAACACTCTCCTTTTTACCTCTGTTATGGGTACAATCCAGATTTCACTGTTGGGGATATTACTGTTACCCAAGTCCCTCAAGCAGATGAACTGGCTGAGTTCTTGAAGAGAAACCTGGAGGAAGCCAAAGCTGCATTAACCATGGCCCAGAACAAGCAAGCCTTCTACTATAATAACAAGCACAAGGCAGCAATCAAGCTTGAACCTGGTGATAGGGTCTTCTTAGACAGCAGCAAtatcaaaacttcaaggccttcccacAAACTTGAGCACAAGAGGTTGGGACCATACAAAGTCTTGGagaagattggcaaagagagCTACAAGTTGGAACTTCCAAAATCTATGAAGAtccatccagtattccacaCAGCTCTACTCCACAAGGAACCCTTTGATGAATTCCAGCGCAAACCCAAACCTTTGCCTCCTGTAATTACCCAaacaggagaagaagaatatgtgGTGGAGAAGATCTTGGATTCCAGGAAGCAAGGAAGGAACCTGTGGTACTATGTCAagtggaaagggtatggaccagaagagaaCACCTGGGAACCCAAAAGTCACTTGGCCAATGCACCAAAACAGGTTGCCAAATTCCACCAGCTACACCCAGATGCACCTgggccttga
- a CDS encoding Transposon Tf2-7 polyprotein produces the protein MSSQNLFVTVDPDSVSIAPSLPAEVSQTLTALKTLIMAVNHNLQVAIGQIHNNTADLATANNSLQNHDGGITQMEGQVKALENIISALAGAPQGSGSGSGSGSRRPKLNLPEKFDGSNKDKAVSFRVAVSHYLRVSYPQASVEEQIAFIISCLEGKAHEWLEPYLEEDVVNNHPVAWLHSINGFWLQFNARWNVQNKTENYRAKFKTLKQTKSVQDYYKDFQTYSQNLGYNDISLRDFFYDGLSLKIKEMLMAQDYDHNASNVSLENLADKALKIDQRLEQFQAQHKGQTNSSGSKSGTTLSTGALGNVTRDKLTVGDKVYMIGPDGKARKGTISKIGKNAKGMSIPTVKWNDGTVVESSFKSLKKDSHPVDPSPVQPKSSNSGPSPMDLDSAGKGKKPIVCSTCGGKGHYASQCPSNTYSGYEAHLSENESENGDL, from the coding sequence ATGAGCAGCCAAAATCTCTTTGTTACTGTGGATCCTGATTCTGTTTCCATTGCACCTTCATTACCTGCAGAGGTGTCTCAGACCCTCAcagccttgaaaaccttaatCATGGCTGTTAATCATAATTTGCAGGTAGCAATTGGTCAGATCCATAATAACACTGCTGATCTTGCTACTGCCAACAACTCTCTTCAAAACCATGATGGTGGCATCACCCAGATGGAAGGGCAAGTCAAAGCCCTGGAGAATATTATCTCTGCTCTGGCTGGTGCCCCTCAAGGTTCTGGTTCAGGCTCAGGCTCTGGGTCCAGGAGGCCCAAGCTTAACCTACCAGAGAAGTTTGATGGTAGTAACAAAGACAAAGCAGTTTCATTTAGGGTGGCTGTCTCTCACTATCTGAGGGTTTCATATCCCCAAGCCTCAGTTGAGGAACAGATAGCTTTTATTATCTCTTGCCTGGAGGGTAAAGCTCATGAGTGGCTTGAACCCTACTTAGAAGAGGATGTTGTCAATAATCACCCAGTGGCTTGGCTCCACAGTATCAATGGGTTCTGGTTGCAGTTCAATGCAAGGTGGAATGTCCAGAACAAGACTGAGAACTATAGGGCTAAATTCAAGACCCTAAAGCAAACCAAGTCTGTTCAAGATTACTACAAGGACTTCCAAACCTACTCCCAGAACCTAGGGTATAATGACATATCCCTAAGGGACTTTTTCTATGATGGCCTGTCTCTCAAAATCAAGGAGATGCTTATGGCTCAGGACTATGACCATAATGCCAGCAATGTTTCCTTAGAGAACCTTGCTGATAAAGCTCTGAAGATTGACCAGCGCCTAGAACAGTTCCAGGCACAACACAAGGGCCAGACCAACTCCTCTGGTTCCAAAAGTGGCACTACATTGTCAACAGGAGCCTTGGGCAATGTGACCAGGGATAAACTCACTGTTGGGGATAAAGTGTACATGATTGGACCAGATGGAAAAGCAAGGAAAGGCACCATTTCAAAAATTGGCAAAAATGCAAAGGGCATGTCTATTCCTACTGTGaagtggaatgatggcacTGTGGTTGAGAGTAGCTTCAAAAGTCTCAAAAAGGACTCACATCCTGTAGACCCCTCTCCAGTCCAGCCAAAATCTTCCAACTCTGGACCAAGCCCTATGGATCTTGACTCTGCAGGAAAGGGCAAAAAACCTATTGTATGCTCTACCtgtggaggaaagggacacTATGCTAGCCAATGTCCTTCCAATACATACTCTGGCTATGAAGCCCATCTATCTGAGAATGAGtcggaaaatggggacctctga